One genomic region from Portunus trituberculatus isolate SZX2019 chromosome 3, ASM1759143v1, whole genome shotgun sequence encodes:
- the LOC123507699 gene encoding LOW QUALITY PROTEIN: uncharacterized protein LOC123507699 (The sequence of the model RefSeq protein was modified relative to this genomic sequence to represent the inferred CDS: inserted 2 bases in 1 codon), translating to MEGRGERGSGATSPLHPTITPASTPVPTQAPTPTPTHPDPTTTPSQTSDPSNQSNNDTDPFPFPSAPTLPPSPNLERPVSPSAPIAESEDVGGTTPYPQSSPLNAPGPEPPGYDEMDAVDSGFVLNASISDPPPYSSTMAPKKGARKDRVSRDTGTEDGVPPGNRPLPKKIRIALNLVRAAKRLLIFLAKVDKHGKLYKGELVERAIRRYEHFWIPLIASQGNQSYMPPLDVHWVWLVHMLAPQQYRTDCRVLVGRLIPHRLMTEAELNGARERGRVLWEKVYPEEPWDVENSTITPNSTVNSTTTTTTTTTTTTDALDSSIPTTVNTTTATTTTVQTPTGPTTSTTTTTATATATPTAATTTGISYDLLSAIGRQSAFYYQVSLPHFGHKGFLRQSEKRYRQFLALKRANPTQFLVPCYDIDLLWHSHMLHPDIYWRETTELLGKGLPHDDSVNDRAPGSRLVTSDEQTRALWARAYQHSTFRREGAMYRGDPPNTYLHPVPPQVQHSAHSSMYHCQVLKLAIKGKAPDGPLKIKIKHEEKKVAELNVFHKQKSVSEHNVADLDVSFSVRDQTLGDWMVLKMSPKRRFSRLMKFFGSSDFWCMAFFHELSDIKTEGTIIKVFEDNGAVVEVTLQVVQSYTDSYVPLGIMTGPFMPILLDPAQLSATQGITMPGHSPSSDLYLADMATHRLINESNTNKSVELLNVEVTHSRHLSMSSIRVLVPHDGKETLVXLAHTLDANTLPSPAALKCHDGETQSYQMPMCDHNAGERAMVIKTHRGDWAVLVGTWSGLRPGIPGTRMKRGQPGSPGQLVVRFHCPPSATAVTMILPYNQQYYTFNMHDLEIDMRNGVLKVNAGTEEWVENIALGLSITVLHVLCQPRIAEEMMQDTVDGALGNVPDTLTYPRRIPVENLKMLGAMGFFCAAAPTNAHRRNVNNTVNDTVTATCTSHIVTGNIGAGCGACGGCGGCGGGEYYMTFLGSMSNWVKGSDMGTSGDTGTDCHADAGFDPFTHMFSSDGGDCGGDGAACGGDGGGCGGCGGCGGCGGCGG from the exons ATGGAAGgccgaggggagagagggagtggggctACTTCACCCCTACACCCCACCATAACCCCAGCATCCACCCCAGTCCCCACCCAAGCACCCACACCAACCCCAACACACCCAGACCCCACCACTACCCCATCACAAACTTCAGACCCCAGTAATCAGTCTAACAATGACACAGAcccctttccattcccttcagCACCTACCTTACCACCCTCCCCTAACCTGGAGCGCCCCGTGTCCCCCAGCGCCCCGATAGCGGAGAGTGAGGACGTCGGGGGCACCACACCTTACCCACAAAGCTCTCCGCTGAACGCCCCGGGCCCAGAACCACCTGGATATGACGAAATGGATGCAGTTGATAGTGGTTTCGTATTAAATGCCTCAATTAGTGATCCTCCGCCTTATTCATCGACCATGGCGCCAAAAAAGGGTGCCAGGAAGGACAGGGTATCAAGAGACACTGGCACCGAGGATGGAGTGCCACCAGGAAACCGCCCGCTGCCTAAGAAGATCAGGATTGCGTTGAATTTAGTGCGAGCGGCGAAGAGGTTGCTGATTTTCCTGGCGAAGGTTGATAAACATGGGAAGCTGTACAAAGGAGAGCTGGTGGAGAGGGCTAttcgaag ATATGAACATTTCTGGATCCCGTTAATAGCAAGTCAAGGGAATCAGAGCTACATGCCGCCCTTAGACGTGCACTGGGTCTGGCTGGTGCACATGCTGGCCCCGCAACAGTACAGGACGGACTGCAGGGTGCTCGTGGGTCGCCTCATTCCGCACCGACTCATGACGGAggcg GAGCTGAACGGGGCGAGGGAGCGTGGGAGAGTCCTGTGGGAGAAGGTCTACCCTGAGGAACCCTGGGATGTCGAAAACTCAACCATAACACCCAATTCTACAGTcaattccactactactactactactactactactactactactgatgctctcgACTCTTCTATTCCAACTactgttaatactactactgccactactactacagtgcAAACACCTACAGGccctactactagtactactactactactgctactgctacagcgacgcctactgctgctactactacaggaaTTTCATATGATTTGCTCTCTGCTATTGGAAGACAGAGCGCTTTTTAttaccag gtTTCCCTCCCCCACTTCGGCCACAAGGGGTTTCTGAGGCAGAGTGAGAAGCGGTACCGGCAGTTCCTAGCATTGAAGAGAGCCAATCCGACACAGTTCCTCGTCCCGTGTTATGATATTGACCTCTTGTGGCATTCCCATATG ctgcatCCGGATATTTACTGGCGAGAAACTACTGAATTACTAGGAAAAGGCTTGCCACATGACGACTCCGTGAACGACCGGGCGCCTGGGTCAAG actggTGACTTCAGACGAACAAACAAGAGCATTATGGGCCCGAGCGTACCAACACAGTACCTTCAGGAGAGAGGGGGCGATGTACCGTGGTGACCCCCCCAACACCTACCTCCATCCGGTACCCCCGCAGGTGCAACATTCTGCCCACTCCTCCATGTACCACTGCCAGGTGCTTAAG CTGGCTATTAAGGGCAAGGCGCCAGACGGGCCtctcaagatcaagattaagcaCGAGGAGAAGAAAGTGGCTGAGCTCAACGTGTTTCATAAGCAGAAAAGTGTCTCGGAACATAATGTGGCTGATCTTGATGTCTCCTTCTCCGTGCGTGACCAG ACGCTGGGTGACTGGATGGTGCTGAAAATGTCGCCCAAGAGGAGATTCAGCCGCCTCATGAAGTTTTTTGGCAGCAGTGACTTCTGGTGCATGGCTTTCTTCCACGAGCTCAGTGACATCAAGACAGAGGGAACCATtatcaag GTGTTCGAGGACAATGgtgcggtggtggaggtgacgctgCAGGTGGTACAGAGCTACACAGATTCTTATGTCCCGCTGGGTATTATGACCGGCCCCTTCATGCCCATCTTGCTCGACCCGGCCCAGCTCAGCGCCACACAGGGAATTACCATGCCAGGTCACTCCCCTTCCAGTGACCTCTATCTTGCTGATATGGCCACGCACAG ACTGATCAACGAAAGCAACACCAACAAATCGGTGGAGCTTTTAAACGTAGAGGTGACACACTCCAGGCACTTGTCCATGTCTTCCATCCGTGTCCTTGTCCCACATGACGGCAAGGAGACGCTGGT GCTCGCACACACCCTGGATGCCAACACTCTGCCATCGCCGGCTGCGCTCAAGTGCCATGATGGGGAGacgcag AGTTACCAAATGCCAATGTGCGACCACAATGCCGGGGAGCGAGCCATGGTCATCAAGACACACCGAGGGGACTGGGCGGTGCTGGTCGGGACCTGGAGTGGGCTGAGGCCTGGCATTCCTGGGACTAGAA TGAAGCGTGGTCAGCCTGGGAGTCCTGGGCAGCTGGTAGTTCGCTTCCACTGTCCACCCTCGGCCACAGCAGTCACCATGATCCTGCCTTACAACCAACAGTACTACACCTTCAACATGCATGATCTGGAGATTGATATGAGGAATGGAGTGCTCAAG GTGAACGCTGGGACGGAGGAATGGGTGGAGAACATAGCGCTGGGTCTAAGCATCACTGTCCTGCATGTATTGTGTCAGCCACGCATAGCCGAGGAAATGATGCAAGACACTGTGGATGGTGCGCTGGGGAACGTACCAGACACCCTGACGTACCCTCGCCGCATCCCAGTGGAGAACCTGAAGATGCTGGGAGCTATGGGGTTCTTCTGCGCTGCGGCCCCAACCAACGCACATAGGAGAAACGTCAACAATACTGTCAACGATACTGTCACCGCCACTTGTACTTCCCACATTGTCACAGGGAATATTGGAGCTGGGTGTGGCgcgtgtggtgggtgtggcgggTGTGGCGGTGGGGAATACTACATGACCTTTCTAGGCTCAATGAGTAACTGGGTGAAAGGTAGCGACATGGGGACCTCTGGCGACACAGGAACTGATTGCCACGCTGATGCTGGCTTTGATCCGTTCACTCACATGTTctctagtgatggtggtgattgtggtggtgatggggctgCGTGTGGGGGGGACGGGGGTGGGTGTGGGGGCTGTGGGGGCTGTGGCGGctgtggtgggtgtggaggtTAG